In Sphaeramia orbicularis chromosome 12, fSphaOr1.1, whole genome shotgun sequence, the following proteins share a genomic window:
- the tjp2a gene encoding tight junction protein ZO-2a isoform X5: MPVNGGGLLSLRYATRYFTNPVMEETVWEQYTVTLQRDPKMGFGIAVSGGRDNPNEDSGETSIVVSDVLQGGPADGLLFENDRVVQVNAIPMDGVVHSFAVQTLRKCGKVAKITVKRPRKVPVNLLNRPPSPDDRVFNNDYNDDYNYEQDRRSVYSGRSGGGRDHSLERDRGGGGYMDSGYHTRERDYDRDYDRRERGRSAERDLSPDRQYRRDGSRGRTLDRERSPDRRYRSEHMLDREYSPDRRYRDHSPDRRYRSERALDRDYSPDRHYRAERPLDRANSPDLRYRRDSPGRGRIPSDPRKYEEPMRRSGSRDRLDRSPSPAAVPIPLPRPARDQEPLEKPLNVLLLKNRPNEEYGLRLGSQLFIKEMTSTGLASKDGNLQEGDIILKINGTVTENLSLTDAGKLIEKSRGKLQLVVQRDRRQILIRVPPMVDSDSELDDISEIESYRSYSPQDERRIHHSDLSSHSSNERLREKPREDPPNRLAKMGAMATPFRAPDRAVEDTPPLQTEREEPRAETPPVPVAVATKVHAPPKVPLKPSAEDQDIYGPNTVMVRFQKGDSVGLRLAGGNDVGIFIAGVQEDSAAEQEGLRTGDQIMKVNNMDFRGMVREDAVLYLLEIPKGEEVTILAQSKPEVYKDILASGRGDSFFIRTHFEYEKEAPQSLPFARGEIFKVTDTLYDGKLGNWLAIRTDKDNQLLEKGIIPNKSRAEQMANVQNAARAASGNDRGDFWRLRGQRAAKKKDLRKSREDLSAAPVTTRFPAYERVVLREAGFRRPVVIFGPISDAVNDKLANDLPDEFVVAKTEPKDAGSEKSSGVVRLNTIRQIIEQDRHALLDVTPKAVDTLNYTQWYPIVVFLNPDSKQGVKTMRNRLVPGSNRSARKLYEQAVRLRKTCTHLFTATIDLNSANDAWYGSVKDSIREQQDRAVWVCEGKLDGSEEDLDLHDDRMSYLSAMSADYLSMDSRLTSDYEDTADEGGAYTDNELDETLDEPQPVSAISRSSEPVLPDDRPHPEPRARMRRSGSREMLHREPSPPPSFIPEPPKVRSQTRTDSSRSFDSHSSSTISSSDAAANKPLPPPVALKPSVSRLSHNQNQNQNLPSDETSPGPGDEEDPANKSFLGKKPGEQIKAFEKMDHLARAQRLLELQEAESARLEIAQKHPDIYAVPIKLPKPNLNRPQPIGSSSNPDPQAPSRPPYSESRGPDDDDEAEYRRQLTDQTKKGYYNPQKYKDTEL, encoded by the exons GATCCAAAGATGGGCTTTGGCATCGCGGTGTCGGGGGGGCGGGACAACCCCAACGAGGACAGCGGGGAGACGTCCATCGTGGTGTCCGACGTCCTGCAGGGTGGACCTGCCGATGGCCTGCTGTT CGAGAACGACCGGGTGGTGCAGGTCAACGCCATCCCCATGGACGGAGTCGTCCACTCCTTCGCCGTCCAGACCCTCAGGAAGTGCGGCAAAGTGGCCAAAATA ACGGTCAAGAGGCCCAGGAAGGTGCCCGTCAACCTCCTGAACCGCCCGCCGTCCCCTGACGACAGAGTCTTCAACAACGACTACAATGACGACTACAACTATGAGCAGGACCGCCGCAGCGTGTACAGCGGCCGCAGTGGAGGGGGGCGGGACCACAGCCTGGAGCGGGATCGAGGCGGGGGGGGCTACATGGATTCTGGATATCACACCCGTGAGCGAGACTACGACCGAGACTACGACCGGCGAGAACGAGGCCGGAGCGCCGAAAGAGACCTGAGCCCGGACCGCCAGTACAGGAGGGACGGCAGCAGAGGGCGCACTTTGGACCGGGAGCGCAGCCCGGACCGCCGCTACCGGAGCGAGCACATGCTGGACCGCGAATACAGCCCAGACAGGAGGTACCGGGACCACAGCCCCGACCGGCGCTACCGCAGTGAACGAGCCCTGGACCGCGACTACAGCCCGGACCGCCACTACCGCGCCGAGCGTCCTCTGGACCGAGCCAACAGCCCAGACCTGCGCTACCGACGCGACAGCCCGGGACGCGGACGTATCCCCAGCGACCCGCGCAAATACGAAGAACCAATGAGGAGGAGCGGGAGCAGGGACCGCCTGGACCGCTCGCCATCACCTGCCGCTGTGCCCATCCCCCTGCCCCGCCCAGCCCGGGACCAGGAGCCGCTGGAGAAACCACTCAACGTGCTGCTGCTGAAGAACCGGCCCAACGAAG AGTACGGTCTCCGTCTGGGCAGTCAGCTCTTCATCAAGGAGATGACCAGCACCGGCCTGGCCAGCAAAGACGGAAACCTGCAGGAGGGAGACATCATCCTGAAG ATTAACGGCACCGTGACGGAGAACCTGTCGCTGACCGACGCCGGGAAGCTGATCGAGAAGTCCCGTGGGAAGCTGCAGCTGGTGGTTCAGAGGGACCGGCGGCAGATCCTCATCCGGGTCCCGCCCATGGTCGACAGCGACTCGGAGCTCGATG ATATCTCTGAGATCGAGTCTTACCGCTCGTACTCGCCGCAGGACGAGCGTCGAATACACCACTCCGACCTGTCGTCTCATTCGTCCAATGAGAGGCTGCGAGAGAAGCCCAG AGAGGACCCGCCCAACAGACTGGCCAAAATGGGCGCCATGGCAACGCCATTCAGAGCACCTGACAGAGCCGTGGAAGACACGCCCCCTTTGCAGACAGAGAGGGAGGAGCCACGAGCAGAAACACCCCCAG tTCCGGTCGCTGTGGCAACGAAGGTTCACGCTCCTCCTAAAGTCCCTCTGAAACCCAGCGCGGAGGACCAGGACATCTACGG GCCCAACACCGTCATGGTCCGGTTCCAGAAAGGTGACAGTGTGGGTCTGAGGCTGGCGGGAGGAAACGACGTGGGCATCTTCATCGCCGGCGTTCAGGAGGACAGTGCTGCTGAGCAGGAGGGCCTGAGAACTGGAGACCAGATCATGAAG GTGAACAACATGGACTTCAGAGGGATGGTCCGTGAAGACGCCGTCCTTTACCTGCTGGAGATTCCTAAAGGAGAAGAGGTCACCATTTTAGCTCAGAGCAAACCTGAAG tGTATAAGGACATCCTGGCGTCAGGCAGAGGAGACTCGTTCTTCATCAGGACTCATTTCGAGTATGAGAAGGAGGCTCCTCAGAGTCTGCCCTTTGCCAGAGGAGAGATCTTCAAAGTCACAGACACTTTGTACGACGGCAAACTGGGAAACTGGTTGGCCATCCGCACAGACAAAGACAACCAGCTACTGGAGAAAGGAATTATCCCCAACAAGAGCAG AGCAGAACAAATGGCTAACGTCCAGAATGCCGCTCGCGCCGCCTCCGGTAACGACAGAGGAGACTTCTGGAGGCTCAGAGGTCAAAGGGCAGCGAAGAAGAAAGACCTCCGCAAGAGTCGAGAGGATCTGAGCGCCGCGCCGGTCACCACACGCTTCCCAGCGTACGAGAGGGTGGTTCTACGAGAAG CTGGTTTCAGGAGGCCCGTGGTTATTTTCGGTCCCATTTCCGACGCCGTCAACGACAAACTGGCCAACGACCTCCCCGACGAGTTTGTCGTGGCTA aaaCTGAGCCCAAAGATGCAGGATCGGAGAAATCGTCCGGTGTGGTGAGACTGAACACAATTCGACAAATCATCGAACAG GACCGCCACGCCCTGCTGGACGTGACGCCCAAAGCCGTGGACACCCTGAACTACACCCAGTGGTACCCCATCGTGGTCTTCCTGAACCCAGACTCCAAACAGGGGGTGAAGACCATGAGGAACCGCCTCGTACCCGGGTCCAACCGCAGCGCTCGCAAACTGTACGAGCAGGCGGTCCGGCTGAGGAAGACCTGCACGCACCTGTTCACAG CGACCATCGACCTGAACTCGGCCAACGACGCCTGGTACGGCAGTGTCAAGGACTCGATCCGGGAGCAGCAGGACCGAGCCGTTTGGGTCTGCGAGGGCAAG TTGGACGGGTCGGAGGAGGACCTGGATCTCCATGACGACCGTATGTCCTACCTGTCGGCCATGAGCGCCGACTACTTGAGCATGGACAGCCGTCTGACCAGCGACTACGAGGACACGGCCGACGAGGGCGGGGCTTACACTGACAACGAGCTGGACGAGACGCTGGACGAACCCCAGCCGGTGTCGGCCATCAGCCGCTCCTCAGAACCGGTTCTGCCGGACGAC CGGCCCCACCCTGAACCTCGTGCTCGTATGCGGCGCTCCGGCAGCAGAGAGATGCTCCACAGAGAACCCAGCCCTCCCCCTTCATTTATCCCTGAACCCCCTAAG GTTCGATCTCAGACTCGGACCGACTCGTCGCGGAGTTTCGACTCTCACTCCAGCAGCACCATCAGCAGCAGCGACGCCGCCGCCAACAAACCACTGCCCCCCCCTGTGGCCCTGAAGCCCAGCGTCAGCCGCCTCagccacaaccagaaccagaaccagaacctgccgTCAGATGAAACGAGCCCGGGACCTGGAGATGAGGAGGACCCAGCAAACAAGTCCTTCCTGGGCAAG AAACCTGGTGAGCag ATCAAGGCGTTTGAGAAGATGGACCACCTGGCCCGGGCCCAGAGGCTCCTGGAGCTGCAGGAGGCCGAGAGCGCTCGG
- the tjp2a gene encoding tight junction protein ZO-2a isoform X4 encodes MKTVLSLHRKWAHAVKTIRILQGLNPVMEETVWEQYTVTLQRDPKMGFGIAVSGGRDNPNEDSGETSIVVSDVLQGGPADGLLFENDRVVQVNAIPMDGVVHSFAVQTLRKCGKVAKITVKRPRKVPVNLLNRPPSPDDRVFNNDYNDDYNYEQDRRSVYSGRSGGGRDHSLERDRGGGGYMDSGYHTRERDYDRDYDRRERGRSAERDLSPDRQYRRDGSRGRTLDRERSPDRRYRSEHMLDREYSPDRRYRDHSPDRRYRSERALDRDYSPDRHYRAERPLDRANSPDLRYRRDSPGRGRIPSDPRKYEEPMRRSGSRDRLDRSPSPAAVPIPLPRPARDQEPLEKPLNVLLLKNRPNEEYGLRLGSQLFIKEMTSTGLASKDGNLQEGDIILKINGTVTENLSLTDAGKLIEKSRGKLQLVVQRDRRQILIRVPPMVDSDSELDDISEIESYRSYSPQDERRIHHSDLSSHSSNERLREKPREDPPNRLAKMGAMATPFRAPDRAVEDTPPLQTEREEPRAETPPVPVAVATKVHAPPKVPLKPSAEDQDIYGPNTVMVRFQKGDSVGLRLAGGNDVGIFIAGVQEDSAAEQEGLRTGDQIMKVNNMDFRGMVREDAVLYLLEIPKGEEVTILAQSKPEVYKDILASGRGDSFFIRTHFEYEKEAPQSLPFARGEIFKVTDTLYDGKLGNWLAIRTDKDNQLLEKGIIPNKSRAEQMANVQNAARAASGNDRGDFWRLRGQRAAKKKDLRKSREDLSAAPVTTRFPAYERVVLREAGFRRPVVIFGPISDAVNDKLANDLPDEFVVAKTEPKDAGSEKSSGVVRLNTIRQIIEQDRHALLDVTPKAVDTLNYTQWYPIVVFLNPDSKQGVKTMRNRLVPGSNRSARKLYEQAVRLRKTCTHLFTATIDLNSANDAWYGSVKDSIREQQDRAVWVCEGKLDGSEEDLDLHDDRMSYLSAMSADYLSMDSRLTSDYEDTADEGGAYTDNELDETLDEPQPVSAISRSSEPVLPDDRPHPEPRARMRRSGSREMLHREPSPPPSFIPEPPKVRSQTRTDSSRSFDSHSSSTISSSDAAANKPLPPPVALKPSVSRLSHNQNQNQNLPSDETSPGPGDEEDPANKSFLGKKPGEQIKAFEKMDHLARAQRLLELQEAESARLEIAQKHPDIYAVPIKLPKPNLNRPQPIGSSSNPDPQAPSRPPYSESRGPDDDDEAEYRRQLTDQTKKGYYNPQKYKDTEL; translated from the exons GATCCAAAGATGGGCTTTGGCATCGCGGTGTCGGGGGGGCGGGACAACCCCAACGAGGACAGCGGGGAGACGTCCATCGTGGTGTCCGACGTCCTGCAGGGTGGACCTGCCGATGGCCTGCTGTT CGAGAACGACCGGGTGGTGCAGGTCAACGCCATCCCCATGGACGGAGTCGTCCACTCCTTCGCCGTCCAGACCCTCAGGAAGTGCGGCAAAGTGGCCAAAATA ACGGTCAAGAGGCCCAGGAAGGTGCCCGTCAACCTCCTGAACCGCCCGCCGTCCCCTGACGACAGAGTCTTCAACAACGACTACAATGACGACTACAACTATGAGCAGGACCGCCGCAGCGTGTACAGCGGCCGCAGTGGAGGGGGGCGGGACCACAGCCTGGAGCGGGATCGAGGCGGGGGGGGCTACATGGATTCTGGATATCACACCCGTGAGCGAGACTACGACCGAGACTACGACCGGCGAGAACGAGGCCGGAGCGCCGAAAGAGACCTGAGCCCGGACCGCCAGTACAGGAGGGACGGCAGCAGAGGGCGCACTTTGGACCGGGAGCGCAGCCCGGACCGCCGCTACCGGAGCGAGCACATGCTGGACCGCGAATACAGCCCAGACAGGAGGTACCGGGACCACAGCCCCGACCGGCGCTACCGCAGTGAACGAGCCCTGGACCGCGACTACAGCCCGGACCGCCACTACCGCGCCGAGCGTCCTCTGGACCGAGCCAACAGCCCAGACCTGCGCTACCGACGCGACAGCCCGGGACGCGGACGTATCCCCAGCGACCCGCGCAAATACGAAGAACCAATGAGGAGGAGCGGGAGCAGGGACCGCCTGGACCGCTCGCCATCACCTGCCGCTGTGCCCATCCCCCTGCCCCGCCCAGCCCGGGACCAGGAGCCGCTGGAGAAACCACTCAACGTGCTGCTGCTGAAGAACCGGCCCAACGAAG AGTACGGTCTCCGTCTGGGCAGTCAGCTCTTCATCAAGGAGATGACCAGCACCGGCCTGGCCAGCAAAGACGGAAACCTGCAGGAGGGAGACATCATCCTGAAG ATTAACGGCACCGTGACGGAGAACCTGTCGCTGACCGACGCCGGGAAGCTGATCGAGAAGTCCCGTGGGAAGCTGCAGCTGGTGGTTCAGAGGGACCGGCGGCAGATCCTCATCCGGGTCCCGCCCATGGTCGACAGCGACTCGGAGCTCGATG ATATCTCTGAGATCGAGTCTTACCGCTCGTACTCGCCGCAGGACGAGCGTCGAATACACCACTCCGACCTGTCGTCTCATTCGTCCAATGAGAGGCTGCGAGAGAAGCCCAG AGAGGACCCGCCCAACAGACTGGCCAAAATGGGCGCCATGGCAACGCCATTCAGAGCACCTGACAGAGCCGTGGAAGACACGCCCCCTTTGCAGACAGAGAGGGAGGAGCCACGAGCAGAAACACCCCCAG tTCCGGTCGCTGTGGCAACGAAGGTTCACGCTCCTCCTAAAGTCCCTCTGAAACCCAGCGCGGAGGACCAGGACATCTACGG GCCCAACACCGTCATGGTCCGGTTCCAGAAAGGTGACAGTGTGGGTCTGAGGCTGGCGGGAGGAAACGACGTGGGCATCTTCATCGCCGGCGTTCAGGAGGACAGTGCTGCTGAGCAGGAGGGCCTGAGAACTGGAGACCAGATCATGAAG GTGAACAACATGGACTTCAGAGGGATGGTCCGTGAAGACGCCGTCCTTTACCTGCTGGAGATTCCTAAAGGAGAAGAGGTCACCATTTTAGCTCAGAGCAAACCTGAAG tGTATAAGGACATCCTGGCGTCAGGCAGAGGAGACTCGTTCTTCATCAGGACTCATTTCGAGTATGAGAAGGAGGCTCCTCAGAGTCTGCCCTTTGCCAGAGGAGAGATCTTCAAAGTCACAGACACTTTGTACGACGGCAAACTGGGAAACTGGTTGGCCATCCGCACAGACAAAGACAACCAGCTACTGGAGAAAGGAATTATCCCCAACAAGAGCAG AGCAGAACAAATGGCTAACGTCCAGAATGCCGCTCGCGCCGCCTCCGGTAACGACAGAGGAGACTTCTGGAGGCTCAGAGGTCAAAGGGCAGCGAAGAAGAAAGACCTCCGCAAGAGTCGAGAGGATCTGAGCGCCGCGCCGGTCACCACACGCTTCCCAGCGTACGAGAGGGTGGTTCTACGAGAAG CTGGTTTCAGGAGGCCCGTGGTTATTTTCGGTCCCATTTCCGACGCCGTCAACGACAAACTGGCCAACGACCTCCCCGACGAGTTTGTCGTGGCTA aaaCTGAGCCCAAAGATGCAGGATCGGAGAAATCGTCCGGTGTGGTGAGACTGAACACAATTCGACAAATCATCGAACAG GACCGCCACGCCCTGCTGGACGTGACGCCCAAAGCCGTGGACACCCTGAACTACACCCAGTGGTACCCCATCGTGGTCTTCCTGAACCCAGACTCCAAACAGGGGGTGAAGACCATGAGGAACCGCCTCGTACCCGGGTCCAACCGCAGCGCTCGCAAACTGTACGAGCAGGCGGTCCGGCTGAGGAAGACCTGCACGCACCTGTTCACAG CGACCATCGACCTGAACTCGGCCAACGACGCCTGGTACGGCAGTGTCAAGGACTCGATCCGGGAGCAGCAGGACCGAGCCGTTTGGGTCTGCGAGGGCAAG TTGGACGGGTCGGAGGAGGACCTGGATCTCCATGACGACCGTATGTCCTACCTGTCGGCCATGAGCGCCGACTACTTGAGCATGGACAGCCGTCTGACCAGCGACTACGAGGACACGGCCGACGAGGGCGGGGCTTACACTGACAACGAGCTGGACGAGACGCTGGACGAACCCCAGCCGGTGTCGGCCATCAGCCGCTCCTCAGAACCGGTTCTGCCGGACGAC CGGCCCCACCCTGAACCTCGTGCTCGTATGCGGCGCTCCGGCAGCAGAGAGATGCTCCACAGAGAACCCAGCCCTCCCCCTTCATTTATCCCTGAACCCCCTAAG GTTCGATCTCAGACTCGGACCGACTCGTCGCGGAGTTTCGACTCTCACTCCAGCAGCACCATCAGCAGCAGCGACGCCGCCGCCAACAAACCACTGCCCCCCCCTGTGGCCCTGAAGCCCAGCGTCAGCCGCCTCagccacaaccagaaccagaaccagaacctgccgTCAGATGAAACGAGCCCGGGACCTGGAGATGAGGAGGACCCAGCAAACAAGTCCTTCCTGGGCAAG AAACCTGGTGAGCag ATCAAGGCGTTTGAGAAGATGGACCACCTGGCCCGGGCCCAGAGGCTCCTGGAGCTGCAGGAGGCCGAGAGCGCTCGG